In the genome of Conger conger chromosome 8, fConCon1.1, whole genome shotgun sequence, one region contains:
- the wnt5b gene encoding protein Wnt-5b — MSLGQKIQKRTATFLSLVQGDMNTRMTQGRCTSVGIHLLLVVALIACSSQLLVDANSWWSLAMNPIQRPEMYIIGAQPLCSQLSGLSQGQRKLCQLYQDHMVYIGEGAKTGIKECQYQFKQRRWNCSTVDNTSVFGRVMQIGSRETAFTYAISAAGVVNAVSRACREGDLSTCGCSRAARPRDLPRDWLWGGCGDNVNYGYRFAREFVDAREREKNYPKGSEEHARTLMNLQNNEAGRQAVYNLANVACKCHGVSGSCSLKTCWLQLADFRRVGDFLKEKYDSAAAMRIGRKGKLEQVNNRFNTPTPEDLVYVDTSPDYCLRNETTGSLGTQGRLCNKTSEGMDGCELMCCGRGYDQFKTYKHERCHCKFHWCCYVKCKRCTSLVDQFVCK; from the exons AAGAGGACTGCTACATTTTTATCTCTGGTACAAGGGGACATGAATACCAGGATGACCCAGGGCCGGTGTACCAGTGTGGGGATACACTTACTATTGGTCGTCGCTCTCATTGCCTGTAGCTCGCAATTGCTGGTGGATGCGAACTCTTGGTG GTCTTTAGCAATGAACCCTATTCAGAGGCCGGAGATGTACATCATCGGCGCTCAACCGCTCTGTAGTCAGTTGAGCGGACTTTCCCAAGGACAGAGAAAACTGTGCCAGCTGTATCAGGACCATATGGTGTACATAGGCGAGGGGGCCAAGACCGGCATTAAGGAATGTCAGTACCAGTTCAAACAGAGGCGATGGAACTGCAGTACAGTGGACAACACGTCCGTGTTTGGACGAGTTATGCAGATAG ggagcAGAGAGACGGCCTTCACCTACGCCATCAGCGCGGCGGGGGTGGTGAACGCGGTGAGCCGGGCGTGCCGCGAGGGCGACCTCTCCACCTGCGGGTGCAGCCGGGCCGCGCGACCCCGCGACCTCCCGCGCGATTGGCTGTGGGGCGGCTGCGGCGACAACGTCAACTACGGCTACCGCTTCGCGCGGGAGTTCGTGGACGCGCGCGAGCGGGAGAAGAACTACCCGAAGGGCTCCGAGGAGCACGCCCGCACCCTCATGAACCTGCAGAACAACGAGGCCGGCCGGCAG gccGTGTACAACCTGGCCAACGTGGCCTGCAAGTGCCACGGCGTGTCgggctcgtgcagcctgaagaccTGCTGGCTGCAGCTGGCCGACTTCCGGCGGGTGGGCGACTTCCTGAAGGAGAAGTACGACAGCGCGGCGGCCATGCGCATCGGCCGCAAGGGCAAGCTGGAGCAGGTCAACAACCGCTTCAACACGCCCACGCCCGAGGACCTGGTCTACGTGGACACCAGCCCGGACTACTGCCTGCGCAACGAGACCACGGGCTCCCTGGGGACCCAGGGCCGCCTCTGCAACAAGACGTCGGAGGGCATGGACGGCTGCGAGCTCATGTGCTGCGGCCGCGGCTACGACCAGTTCAAGACCTACAAGCACGAGCGCTGCCACTGCAAGTTCCACTGGTGCTGCTACGTCAAGTGCAAGCGCTGCACCtcgctggtcgaccagttcgtCTGCAAGTAG